TTCCTGGGAAACATTGTAAATGTAAATGCAAATGCAAAAAGGACAAGCGCCGTAAACATTAAGTGAATGAAGCAACTGTAAAAGTTGTTCAACAGAGGCAGTCCTTGTGGCTGCCTTTTTTATTTGGACATGCAGGTATGGATTAGAATGGGGTGTATGAGTGAAAATATAAAGATGAAAAAAACACTCCAACATGATGGCTAAATAATGATATTTTGCACGATAAGTAAATTTATTAAGGAAAATTTTGTAGCCTTAAAATAAAGATTGATTAAAATAAGTTTTAAGCTTATTTAATAGCAAATGTAAAAACCCCATTTTGAAAAAGGATTGATTCAAAAATGGAGTATCACTTTTTACCTAAGTATAAGATTTTTATAAGTTTGATTAAATGTCCTTATTCCCCTAAAGCACATGTTTGTTTTAGTGCATTTATTCACAAACCCCCTTTAATTGAAGGATAATTTAATGAAGGTGTATTCTATATTAAATTACAGTCTAACCTTAACCTCAGTACCGTCCTTAGCTTTGACATCTACTAGCACGATCCCTTTATAATTTTGTAGTTCCTTGACGATAGGCTTTAGCGTTTTTTTGTCTATTAGCGGAAAGGTAAAGTCCAGTTTTTTCCTTTCGAAGTGCTCTTTTATCCATTTGTTTGCATTTTGCTGAAAAAATTTTGAAGACAAAATTGAAATAACAATGTTTAAAAAAGCATATGGAACTGGGATGGAAAACCGAACGTCTTTTGCTTTCACTTTTACATGCATCATAAGCAAATCACTAATCAATGATGACCGAAACGGTATCCCCGTTTGCCGATTTAATATCAACTATCTGGCCATCTAATTCGTTTTCGATTGCTTCAATAATAAGGTTTATGTTTATATCTTTAACGTATTTTTCCGATTGAGGAATACTAGCTGCGATGCTGTGTCCAGCCATTAATACGACCTTGACGAGTTTTATAGGCAAATTGACCGTGACGTTATCATTTTCGGATGATACAACACGAATTTTTAATGTTTTATCTAAATATTTAGTCGGTTTTTCAAGAAGCTTATTACCTGTTTCTTCTTTCTCTTTTAATACTTGAATCAGTTCTGATCCCTTATCTGCATCAATCTTCCCTTCTTGAACCATTGTTAACACTCTTGTAATTTCCTCTTTCATGAAAAATGCCTCCTTATTCCTCTTTTAAGAGCTTAATAGCTTCTTCTGGTGTGATTTCGCCATTTTCCAACATGGTGACAACTTTTTTCTCGTCTACTTCATTTTTCTTCTTCTGCACATATCCAAGGGATGAAATGATGTCTGTTAGCTTGCCTCGAACCGTTGGATATGAAATCCCCATTTCCTTTTCAACTTCCTTGATATTCCCTCTGCATGTTAAAAATACTTCCACAAAATGAAGCTGATCCTTTGATAAAGATGCCAGCTTAGATAATTCAAACTCATTTTCAATCGTGGTGTGACAATGAGAGCACTGTAACTTTGTAATTTTCAATGTTTCACTGCAAACAGGACAATTTGTGATTACTTTATAAGCCATAATGAAATTCCTTTCTTTTGTGTGATTCGATTATACAACAAGGAATTGAAAATATAAATAATTAATTTTAGATT
This sequence is a window from Brevibacillus sp. JNUCC-41. Protein-coding genes within it:
- a CDS encoding DUF2089 domain-containing protein translates to MAYKVITNCPVCSETLKITKLQCSHCHTTIENEFELSKLASLSKDQLHFVEVFLTCRGNIKEVEKEMGISYPTVRGKLTDIISSLGYVQKKKNEVDEKKVVTMLENGEITPEEAIKLLKEE
- a CDS encoding SHOCT-like domain-containing protein encodes the protein MKEEITRVLTMVQEGKIDADKGSELIQVLKEKEETGNKLLEKPTKYLDKTLKIRVVSSENDNVTVNLPIKLVKVVLMAGHSIAASIPQSEKYVKDININLIIEAIENELDGQIVDIKSANGDTVSVIID